A single window of Archangium gephyra DNA harbors:
- a CDS encoding SpoVR family protein: protein MPKSLTPGLSKLKEEIEGYARQFGLDFFETIFEVLTYDELNMVASYGGFPTRYPHWRWGMEYEQLSKGYEYGLSKIYELVINNDPCYAYLLESNSDVDQKLVMAHVYGHCDFFKNNFSFRHTNRRMIDDMANHATRVRRWVDKIGVEKVEDFIDRTLSLENLIDQHAPHIRRNPDPKRAEDEMKSNERVEGFKVDREYMRGFINPAEFLDSQRKKVEDEKIKAKKFPERPQRDVLHFLLEHAPLEPWESDVLSIIRDEAYYFAPQGQTKIMNEGWASYWHSTIMTRRALKDDEVIDYADRHSGTMGTRPGALNPYKLGIELWRDIEERWNKGRFGKEWDECDDLRARRSWDKKLGVGREKIFEVRKHYNDITFIDTFLTPEFAIEQKLFVYGFNEKRNSWEILDREFRKVKNKLLQGLTNFGQPIIEVVDGNYENRGELLLAHKHDGQDLKGDYARETLRNLQSLWRRPTCIITRYDNKGVLLRFDGQNHTEKKIDL from the coding sequence ATGCCCAAGAGCCTCACCCCCGGACTCAGTAAGCTGAAAGAGGAAATCGAGGGCTACGCCCGCCAGTTCGGCCTCGACTTCTTCGAGACCATCTTCGAGGTCCTCACCTACGACGAGCTCAACATGGTGGCCTCCTACGGAGGCTTCCCCACGCGCTATCCGCACTGGCGCTGGGGCATGGAGTACGAGCAGCTCTCGAAGGGGTACGAGTACGGGCTCAGTAAAATCTACGAGCTCGTCATCAACAACGACCCCTGCTACGCGTACCTGCTGGAGAGCAACTCGGACGTGGATCAGAAGCTCGTGATGGCGCACGTGTACGGCCACTGCGACTTCTTCAAGAACAACTTCAGCTTCCGCCACACCAACCGCCGGATGATCGACGACATGGCGAACCACGCCACGCGCGTGCGCCGGTGGGTGGACAAGATTGGCGTGGAGAAGGTGGAGGACTTCATCGACCGGACGCTGTCGCTGGAGAACCTCATCGACCAGCACGCGCCGCACATCCGCCGCAACCCGGACCCCAAGCGGGCCGAGGACGAGATGAAGTCCAACGAGCGGGTGGAGGGCTTCAAGGTGGACCGCGAGTACATGCGCGGCTTCATCAACCCCGCCGAGTTCCTCGACAGCCAGCGCAAGAAGGTCGAGGACGAGAAGATCAAGGCCAAGAAGTTCCCCGAGCGCCCGCAGCGCGACGTGCTGCACTTCCTGTTGGAGCACGCCCCGCTGGAGCCGTGGGAGTCGGACGTGCTGTCCATCATCCGCGACGAGGCCTACTACTTCGCGCCGCAGGGGCAGACGAAGATCATGAACGAGGGCTGGGCCAGCTACTGGCACTCGACGATCATGACCCGGCGCGCGCTGAAGGATGACGAGGTCATCGACTACGCGGACCGGCACTCGGGCACCATGGGGACGCGGCCCGGGGCGCTCAACCCGTACAAGCTGGGCATCGAGCTGTGGCGGGACATTGAAGAGCGCTGGAACAAGGGCCGCTTCGGCAAGGAGTGGGACGAGTGCGATGATCTGCGCGCGCGCCGCTCGTGGGACAAGAAGCTGGGCGTGGGCCGCGAGAAGATCTTCGAGGTGCGCAAGCACTACAACGACATCACCTTCATCGACACGTTCCTGACGCCGGAGTTCGCGATCGAGCAGAAGCTGTTCGTCTACGGCTTCAACGAGAAGCGCAACTCGTGGGAGATCCTGGACCGTGAGTTCCGGAAGGTGAAGAACAAGCTGTTGCAGGGGCTGACGAACTTCGGGCAGCCGATCATCGAGGTGGTGGACGGCAACTACGAGAACCGGGGCGAGCTGCTGCTGGCGCACAAGCACGACGGGCAGGATCTGAAGGGCGACTACGCGCGAGAGACGTTGCGCAACCTTCAGTCGTTGTGGCGGCGGCCCACGTGCATCATCACGCGCTACGACAACAAGGGCGTGCTGTTGCGGTTCGACGGGCAGAACCACACCGAGAAGAAGATCGACCTGTAG
- a CDS encoding peptidoglycan DD-metalloendopeptidase family protein — MRLATAVVCLGLLLAAPFAEASTVRYTVKNRRIEPNQPMAVALQEAGLPPEQVGALISALEGVFDFRKSRVGDQFRLVMREGELDFFDYRQSTVDEWQVRRDGDKYVGSKRSIEVEKQVGLVSLEINNSLYEAALAAGEDPIIGMVLADVFAWDIDFYRDVRRGDRARALVEKFVSKGRILRYGEVLAATYEGESVGTKRVFRYELPDGKASFFQEDGASARKAFLKSPLKYAHVTSRFGSRVHPVLKYVKAHNGVDYAAAIGTPVWAVADGTVTVAHNTGAGGNTVCLRHTNGFETCYLHLSKYGSGVRAGSRVSQKQVIAYSGNTGRSTGPHLHYALKRNGGYVNPLNQNFPRTEPLPKNLLADFRAKVAPLAQQLDAVSVASASSQP, encoded by the coding sequence ATGAGACTCGCCACTGCCGTCGTGTGCCTGGGCCTGCTGCTGGCCGCGCCCTTCGCCGAAGCCTCGACCGTCCGTTACACCGTGAAGAACCGCCGCATCGAGCCCAACCAGCCGATGGCGGTGGCGCTGCAGGAGGCGGGCTTGCCTCCGGAGCAGGTGGGGGCGCTGATCTCCGCGCTCGAGGGCGTGTTCGACTTCCGCAAGTCGCGGGTGGGAGACCAGTTCCGCCTCGTCATGCGCGAGGGCGAGCTGGACTTCTTCGACTACCGGCAGAGCACGGTGGACGAGTGGCAGGTGCGGCGCGACGGGGACAAGTACGTCGGCAGCAAGCGCTCCATCGAGGTGGAGAAGCAGGTGGGCCTGGTCTCCCTGGAGATCAACAACTCGCTCTACGAGGCGGCGCTGGCGGCGGGCGAGGATCCGATCATCGGCATGGTGCTGGCGGACGTGTTCGCCTGGGACATCGACTTCTACCGGGACGTGCGGCGGGGAGACCGGGCGCGGGCGCTGGTGGAGAAGTTCGTCTCCAAGGGGCGGATCCTGCGCTACGGCGAGGTGCTGGCGGCCACGTACGAGGGCGAGTCGGTGGGCACCAAGCGGGTGTTCCGCTACGAGCTGCCGGACGGCAAGGCCAGCTTCTTCCAGGAGGACGGGGCGAGCGCGCGCAAGGCCTTCCTCAAGAGCCCGCTGAAGTACGCGCACGTCACCAGCCGGTTCGGCAGCCGGGTGCACCCGGTGCTCAAGTACGTGAAGGCGCACAACGGCGTGGACTACGCGGCGGCCATCGGCACGCCGGTGTGGGCCGTGGCCGACGGCACCGTCACCGTGGCGCACAACACCGGGGCCGGCGGCAACACCGTGTGCCTGCGCCACACCAACGGCTTCGAGACGTGCTACCTGCACCTGTCCAAGTACGGCTCCGGCGTGCGCGCGGGCTCCCGCGTCAGCCAGAAGCAGGTCATCGCCTACTCGGGCAACACGGGCCGCAGCACCGGCCCCCACCTGCACTACGCCCTCAAGCGCAACGGCGGCTACGTCAACCCGCTCAACCAGAACTTCCCGCGCACGGAGCCGCTGCCCAAGAACCTGCTCGCGGACTTCCGCGCCAAGGTCGCTCCCCTCGCCCAGCAGCTCGACGCCGTCTCCGTCGCCTCGGCGAGCAGCCAGCCGTAG
- a CDS encoding class I SAM-dependent methyltransferase, with amino-acid sequence MSAIADFIDIAEELRKGLTELSNEFQHGLPERLARFPRDPQQRAIMQQEQQEVLKRRIPEVTAWLDAKYRRLAELDAKLTEEERERAMEHHRSAVQPFFLQCPLIRRCVDKPLGYPGDYVTVEMLFGTEDQGVSTMSRLLSHYALNVGPSQAHRARPPWLIGHLRKREQEVGRPLRVLSFACGPEHSLREHTAMGGTGDFTLCDFDPAPLDYCRRQFEKLARMPRGGIPAPQVRFTQVSTYQLIRYRDSLDKLRHPDGPMDVVIAAGILDYLKDNVLTRFLDMMASLLAPGGVLLLTNLNQNNPWRALMEYVCDWYVLHRTREQFQSLCEGPAERRMRTLELTTDATDTNIFWAGQKR; translated from the coding sequence ATGTCCGCCATCGCCGATTTCATCGATATCGCCGAGGAGCTCCGCAAGGGGCTCACCGAGCTGAGCAACGAGTTCCAACATGGCCTGCCGGAGCGCCTCGCGCGTTTTCCGCGCGACCCCCAGCAGCGCGCCATCATGCAGCAGGAGCAGCAGGAGGTGCTCAAGCGGCGCATCCCGGAGGTGACGGCCTGGTTGGATGCGAAGTACCGGCGGCTGGCCGAGCTGGACGCGAAGCTGACGGAGGAGGAGCGCGAGCGGGCGATGGAGCACCACCGCTCCGCCGTGCAGCCCTTCTTCCTGCAGTGCCCCCTCATCCGGCGCTGCGTGGACAAGCCCCTGGGCTACCCCGGCGACTACGTGACGGTGGAGATGCTCTTCGGCACCGAGGATCAGGGCGTCTCCACGATGTCCAGGCTGCTGTCGCACTACGCGCTCAACGTGGGGCCCTCCCAGGCGCACCGCGCGCGCCCGCCCTGGTTGATCGGCCACCTGCGCAAGCGCGAGCAGGAGGTGGGGCGCCCCCTGCGCGTGCTCTCCTTCGCCTGCGGGCCCGAGCACTCCCTGCGCGAGCACACCGCCATGGGGGGCACGGGGGACTTCACCCTGTGCGACTTCGATCCCGCCCCGCTCGACTACTGCCGTCGGCAGTTCGAGAAGCTGGCGCGCATGCCCCGTGGCGGCATCCCCGCGCCCCAGGTGCGCTTCACCCAGGTGTCCACCTACCAGCTCATCCGCTACCGGGACTCGCTGGACAAGCTGCGCCACCCGGACGGGCCCATGGACGTGGTGATCGCCGCCGGCATCCTCGACTACCTCAAGGACAACGTCCTCACGCGCTTCCTGGACATGATGGCGTCGCTGCTCGCCCCGGGCGGGGTGCTGCTGCTGACCAACCTCAACCAGAACAACCCCTGGCGCGCCCTCATGGAGTACGTGTGTGACTGGTACGTGCTGCACCGCACCCGCGAGCAGTTCCAGTCGCTGTGCGAGGGCCCGGCCGAGCGCCGCATGCGCACCCTCGAGCTCACCACGGACGCCACGGACACCAACATCTTCTGGGCCGGTCAGAAGCGCTGA
- a CDS encoding TIGR02265 family protein: MPSDKNDLAQRIAICKPEDTVRGFIFKAVYGLVEQRVGSAGTDRMLQQLRINKMPVDFFSYPAADFLRMLYTAADVLEPQFPTIEDAIRACGASTVTGFFKSYVGNTLMKLVGVGDPKRVFSSVDTIYSTLVSYGKRSFEDLGESRLRLHYRGDMQPIYFHEGALTEALHVLRGNGKATGTAVTLDYGQYLLEWN, encoded by the coding sequence ATGCCCAGTGACAAGAACGACCTCGCTCAGCGGATAGCCATCTGCAAGCCCGAGGACACCGTGCGCGGCTTCATCTTCAAGGCGGTGTATGGCCTGGTGGAGCAGCGTGTGGGCAGCGCCGGGACGGATCGCATGCTGCAGCAGCTGCGCATCAATAAGATGCCGGTGGACTTCTTCTCGTACCCGGCGGCGGACTTCCTGCGGATGCTGTACACGGCGGCGGACGTGCTGGAGCCGCAGTTCCCCACCATCGAGGACGCCATCCGCGCGTGCGGGGCCTCCACGGTGACGGGCTTCTTCAAGTCCTACGTGGGCAACACGCTCATGAAGCTGGTGGGGGTGGGGGACCCCAAGCGCGTCTTCTCCTCGGTGGACACCATCTATTCCACGCTGGTGAGCTACGGGAAGCGCTCCTTCGAGGACCTCGGGGAGAGCCGCCTGCGCCTGCACTACCGCGGGGACATGCAGCCCATCTACTTCCACGAGGGCGCCCTCACCGAGGCGCTGCACGTGCTGCGGGGCAACGGCAAGGCCACGGGGACGGCCGTGACCCTGGACTACGGCCAGTACCTGCTGGAGTGGAACTGA
- a CDS encoding glycogen/starch/alpha-glucan phosphorylase, whose translation MTTLAPVDLPPTSASDNQDTGREPSRTGLDPRNVRRGVLEHVRFSRGKNPETATAHDRFMALALAVRDRLADRWVRTARSYYEQDVKRAYYLSAEYLLGRALGNNLINIGMYDAAEQAMREMGVDLSTLVEMEPDAGLGNGGLGRLAACFLDSLATLGYPGMGYGIRYEFGIFTQDIVDGYQVERADEWLKFGNPWEIVRPEKAVPVRFFGRVEHHQGADGRPVARWVGGKTVIGVPFDTPIAGYGNNTVNTLRLWQARASEEFDLLLFNAGDYERSVVEKNDSEVISKVLYPNDAFQAGKELRLKQQYFFVACSIADIVRRYLKTHTDFRDFPNKAAIQLNDTHPAIAVAELMRVLVDEKRLQWDEAFAITQATFGYTNHTLLAEAMEKWPASLFERLLPRHLEIIYEINHRFLRQVQIRYPFDNDRMRRMSLVEEGPEKKIRMAHLAVVGSHSVNGVAELHSNLLKRDVLPDFAEMFPERFNNKTNGVTPRRWLAWSNPRLSKLITSRIGGGWATDLDQLQKLAPLAEDAEFRKAFAEVKRQNKQDLARYLCDTCQVNLDPNAIFDVQIKRLHEYKRQLLNALHIVSLWMKARRDPSTIIAPRVFLFGAKAAPGYHEAKLIIRLINGIAEVVNSDAGTTGLQVLFVPNYRVSLAERIIPATDVSEQISTAGMEASGTGNMKFMMNGALTLGTLDGANVEIRQAVGDENFFLFGLTVDEVLARKRAGYKPREEYERNVELREALDLIASGFFSPEDKNLYKPLVDGLLNEDRYLLLADFGAYAARQQDVARAYKDQEKWTRMAIHNVAQAGIFSSDRTIKQYAEEIWRVKQTPIT comes from the coding sequence ATGACCACCCTCGCTCCCGTCGATCTGCCGCCCACCTCCGCGTCCGACAACCAGGACACGGGGCGTGAGCCCAGCCGCACCGGGTTGGACCCGCGCAACGTGCGCCGAGGCGTGCTCGAGCACGTCCGCTTCTCGCGCGGGAAGAACCCGGAGACGGCCACCGCCCATGACCGCTTCATGGCCCTGGCCCTCGCCGTGCGTGACCGGCTCGCGGACCGCTGGGTCCGCACCGCCCGCTCCTATTACGAGCAGGACGTGAAGCGCGCCTATTACCTCAGCGCCGAGTACCTGCTGGGGCGCGCGCTCGGCAACAACCTCATCAACATCGGCATGTATGACGCCGCCGAGCAGGCCATGCGCGAGATGGGCGTGGACCTGTCCACCCTCGTGGAGATGGAGCCGGACGCGGGCCTGGGCAACGGCGGCCTGGGCCGGCTCGCCGCGTGCTTCCTCGACTCGCTGGCCACGCTGGGCTACCCCGGCATGGGCTACGGCATCCGCTACGAGTTCGGCATCTTCACCCAGGACATCGTCGATGGGTACCAGGTGGAGCGCGCCGACGAGTGGCTGAAGTTCGGCAACCCTTGGGAGATCGTCCGGCCGGAGAAGGCGGTGCCGGTGCGCTTCTTCGGACGCGTGGAGCACCACCAGGGCGCGGACGGCCGGCCCGTGGCGCGCTGGGTGGGCGGCAAGACGGTCATCGGCGTCCCCTTCGACACGCCGATCGCCGGCTACGGCAACAACACCGTCAACACCCTGCGGCTGTGGCAGGCGCGCGCCAGCGAGGAGTTCGATCTCCTGCTCTTCAACGCCGGTGACTACGAGCGCTCGGTGGTGGAGAAGAACGACTCGGAGGTCATCTCCAAGGTCCTCTACCCCAACGACGCCTTCCAGGCCGGCAAGGAGCTGCGCCTCAAGCAGCAGTACTTCTTCGTCGCCTGCTCCATCGCGGACATCGTCCGGCGCTACCTCAAGACGCATACGGACTTCCGCGACTTCCCCAACAAGGCGGCCATCCAGCTCAACGACACCCACCCGGCCATCGCCGTGGCCGAGCTGATGCGCGTGCTGGTGGACGAGAAGCGCCTGCAGTGGGACGAGGCCTTCGCCATCACCCAGGCCACGTTCGGCTACACCAACCACACGCTCCTGGCCGAGGCCATGGAGAAGTGGCCCGCCTCGCTCTTCGAGCGGCTGCTGCCCCGCCACCTGGAGATCATCTACGAGATCAACCACCGCTTCCTGCGGCAGGTGCAGATCCGCTACCCGTTCGACAACGACCGGATGCGGCGGATGAGCCTGGTGGAGGAGGGCCCGGAGAAGAAGATCCGCATGGCGCACCTGGCGGTGGTGGGCAGCCACAGCGTCAACGGCGTGGCCGAGCTGCACAGCAACCTGCTCAAGCGCGACGTGCTGCCGGACTTCGCGGAGATGTTCCCCGAGCGCTTCAACAACAAGACCAACGGCGTGACGCCCCGCCGCTGGCTCGCGTGGAGCAACCCGCGCCTGTCCAAGCTGATCACCAGCCGCATCGGCGGCGGGTGGGCCACGGACCTGGATCAGCTCCAGAAGCTGGCGCCGCTGGCCGAGGACGCGGAGTTCCGCAAGGCCTTCGCCGAGGTGAAGCGGCAGAACAAGCAGGACCTGGCCCGCTACCTGTGTGACACGTGCCAGGTGAACCTGGACCCCAACGCCATCTTCGACGTGCAGATCAAGCGCCTGCACGAGTACAAGCGCCAGCTGCTCAACGCGCTGCACATCGTGTCGCTGTGGATGAAGGCGCGCAGGGATCCGAGCACCATCATCGCCCCGCGGGTGTTCCTCTTCGGGGCCAAGGCGGCGCCGGGCTACCACGAGGCCAAGCTCATCATCCGCCTCATCAACGGCATCGCCGAGGTGGTCAACAGCGACGCGGGCACCACGGGCCTGCAGGTGCTGTTCGTCCCCAACTACCGGGTGAGCCTCGCCGAGCGCATCATCCCGGCCACGGACGTGTCCGAGCAGATCTCCACCGCGGGCATGGAGGCCTCGGGCACGGGCAACATGAAGTTCATGATGAACGGCGCGCTCACGCTGGGCACGCTGGACGGCGCCAACGTGGAGATCCGCCAGGCGGTGGGGGACGAGAACTTCTTCCTCTTCGGCCTCACCGTGGACGAGGTGCTCGCCCGCAAGCGCGCCGGCTACAAGCCCCGCGAGGAGTACGAGCGCAACGTGGAGCTGCGCGAGGCGTTGGATCTCATCGCCTCGGGCTTCTTCTCGCCGGAGGACAAGAACCTCTACAAGCCGCTGGTGGACGGCCTGCTCAACGAGGACCGCTACCTGCTGCTGGCGGACTTCGGCGCGTACGCGGCCCGGCAGCAGGACGTGGCGCGGGCCTACAAGGACCAGGAGAAGTGGACGCGCATGGCCATCCACAACGTGGCCCAGGCCGGCATCTTCTCCTCGGACCGCACCATCAAGCAGTACGCCGAGGAGATCTGGCGCGTGAAGCAGACGCCCATCACCTGA